In one window of Fusobacterium mortiferum ATCC 9817 DNA:
- a CDS encoding YicC/YloC family endoribonuclease — protein sequence MRSMTGYSKLSYQDDKYALNMELKSVNNKNLNLKIKLPYNLNFLEGAIRTEIASKVSRGSLDLKIEFSDLRDLGKLFDYDKEQSKGYMNVLLEMEKDFNEKFSNKMDILVRNLNVIKKNDFEIDEEEYTNFILGKIKELLTPFIKTREEEGERLRIYFLERISVLEANIDEIKKYKDQVVEIYKNKLLERLDKIKGNIEFKEEDILKEILLFTDKSDISEEISRLDSHMEQLKKELSLKGVAVGKKIDFILQEIYRELNTTGVKSNLYEISKLIVECKNELEKIREQSMNIE from the coding sequence ATGAGAAGTATGACAGGATATTCAAAGTTGTCTTATCAAGATGATAAGTATGCTTTGAACATGGAACTTAAAAGTGTAAATAACAAAAATTTGAATTTAAAAATAAAACTTCCATATAATCTTAATTTTTTAGAGGGAGCAATTAGAACAGAGATAGCTTCTAAAGTAAGTAGAGGGTCATTAGATTTAAAAATAGAGTTTAGTGATTTAAGAGATTTAGGAAAACTTTTTGATTACGATAAAGAGCAAAGTAAAGGATACATGAATGTATTACTTGAAATGGAAAAAGATTTTAATGAAAAATTTAGTAATAAAATGGATATTTTAGTTAGAAATTTAAATGTAATAAAGAAAAATGATTTTGAAATAGATGAAGAGGAATATACAAATTTCATATTAGGAAAGATAAAAGAATTATTAACACCTTTCATTAAAACAAGAGAAGAAGAAGGGGAACGTTTAAGAATATATTTCCTTGAAAGAATCTCTGTATTAGAAGCTAATATAGATGAAATAAAAAAATATAAAGACCAAGTTGTAGAAATATATAAAAATAAACTTTTAGAAAGATTAGATAAAATAAAAGGAAATATTGAATTTAAAGAGGAAGATATATTAAAAGAAATATTACTTTTTACTGATAAATCTGATATTTCAGAAGAAATTTCTAGATTGGATAGTCATATGGAACAATTAAAGAAAGAACTTTCTTTAAAAGGAGTTGCAGTAGGTAAAAAAATAGATTTTATATTACAAGAGATATATAGAGAGTTAAATACAACAGGGGTAAAATCAAATCTTTATGAAATTTCAAAACTTATAGTAGAGTGTAAAAATGAATTGGAAAAAATAAGAGAGCAATCAATGAATATAGAATAG
- a CDS encoding extracellular matrix/biofilm biosynthesis regulator RemA family protein has protein sequence MKPINIGFGNMVIQSRIVAIINPDSAPSKRLRDEAKIENRLIDATLGKKTKTLIITDSNHVIMSAINPETISLRIEKGEKNE, from the coding sequence ATGAAACCAATAAATATAGGATTTGGTAATATGGTAATACAGAGTAGAATAGTAGCTATAATAAATCCTGATTCTGCTCCTAGTAAAAGGCTTAGAGATGAAGCAAAAATAGAAAATAGATTGATTGATGCAACTTTAGGGAAAAAAACAAAAACTCTTATAATAACAGATTCAAACCATGTTATAATGTCAGCAATAAATCCAGAAACAATATCACTTAGGATAGAGAAAGGAGAAAAAAATGAGTAG
- the gmk gene encoding guanylate kinase — translation MSRGTKGHLYVVSGPSGAGKSTICRMVRKMLGINLATSATTRAPREGEMNGRDYYFLTKEEFLAKEKNGEFLEYATVHGNYYGTLKSEVESRLLAGEDVILEIDVQGGLQVKAQYPDAHLIFFKTPTMEELEVRLRGRKTDSEETIQLRLKNSIKELEYEKEYEVTIINKTVEESCAALRKIIEDKYN, via the coding sequence ATGAGTAGAGGAACAAAAGGTCATCTATATGTAGTATCAGGACCAAGTGGTGCTGGAAAATCTACTATTTGTAGAATGGTTCGCAAAATGCTTGGAATCAATCTAGCTACATCAGCTACAACTAGAGCTCCAAGAGAAGGGGAAATGAACGGGAGAGATTACTATTTTTTAACTAAAGAGGAGTTTTTAGCTAAAGAAAAAAATGGAGAATTTTTAGAGTATGCTACTGTTCATGGAAATTATTATGGAACTTTAAAATCTGAAGTAGAGAGTAGACTTTTAGCTGGAGAAGATGTAATATTAGAGATAGATGTACAAGGAGGGCTACAAGTAAAAGCTCAGTATCCAGATGCACATTTAATTTTCTTCAAAACTCCAACTATGGAAGAATTAGAAGTTAGATTAAGAGGAAGAAAAACAGATAGTGAAGAGACTATTCAATTAAGACTTAAAAACTCTATTAAAGAATTAGAATATGAAAAAGAGTATGAAGTAACAATTATTAATAAAACAGTAGAAGAGTCTTGTGCAGCACTTAGAAAAATTATAGAAGATAAATATAATTAA
- the rpoZ gene encoding DNA-directed RNA polymerase subunit omega, translating into MKKEIIYDELLEKIPNKYILTIVSGQRARQIGKGEPLLTKCSKKDTDVKKAFREILAGKIGYEIAEDKVGE; encoded by the coding sequence ATGAAAAAAGAGATAATATATGATGAATTATTAGAAAAAATACCTAATAAATATATACTAACAATTGTAAGTGGACAAAGAGCTAGACAAATAGGAAAAGGAGAGCCTCTTTTAACTAAGTGTAGCAAAAAAGATACTGATGTAAAAAAAGCTTTTAGAGAGATATTAGCTGGAAAAATAGGATATGAAATAGCGGAAGATAAAGTTGGTGAATAA
- a CDS encoding FAD:protein FMN transferase: MLKKILAILILPIFILSCSKEVQKIENSKFLFGTYISITVYDKDEKLANRAIEAAFQEIERIDNKFNSKVKGSIIDNLNSGKEKKVKLDEEGVYLFQNLKKIYELSHGKYDVTIGPLLDVWNFGAKEQRELPKIEELKKAMEYIGFSKIVLDGNELYYSEDKAEIDTGSFLKGYAVEKAKETMRNLGVTSAFISSISSIETINTKPDRKNWRIGVENPENPKELLGIVELNNEGMGVSGDYQTYIEIDGKRYHHIIDKTTGFPVADKKMIVVISDNAFFSDMYSTAFFTMPVDEILDYSDKNNLGVLIVDKDMKIYKSSKMNIELK; encoded by the coding sequence ATGTTAAAAAAAATATTGGCAATTTTAATATTGCCAATTTTTATTTTATCTTGCAGTAAAGAGGTACAAAAAATAGAAAATAGTAAGTTTTTATTTGGAACTTATATAAGTATAACTGTATATGATAAAGATGAAAAATTGGCAAATAGAGCTATTGAAGCTGCTTTTCAAGAGATAGAAAGAATAGATAATAAGTTTAATAGTAAAGTAAAAGGAAGTATTATAGATAATTTAAATTCTGGGAAAGAAAAAAAAGTAAAACTAGATGAAGAGGGAGTATATCTTTTTCAAAATTTAAAAAAAATTTATGAGTTATCTCATGGAAAATATGATGTAACAATAGGTCCTCTTTTAGATGTTTGGAATTTTGGTGCTAAAGAGCAAAGAGAACTTCCCAAAATAGAAGAGTTAAAAAAAGCAATGGAATATATAGGATTTTCTAAAATAGTTTTAGATGGGAATGAATTGTATTATTCAGAGGATAAGGCAGAGATAGATACAGGCTCATTTTTAAAGGGATATGCAGTAGAAAAAGCTAAAGAGACTATGAGAAATTTAGGAGTAACAAGTGCTTTTATTTCATCTATTTCTAGTATAGAAACTATAAATACTAAACCAGACAGAAAAAATTGGAGAATAGGGGTAGAAAATCCAGAAAATCCAAAGGAACTTTTAGGAATAGTAGAATTAAATAATGAAGGAATGGGAGTTTCAGGAGATTATCAAACTTATATTGAGATAGATGGAAAGAGATATCATCATATAATTGATAAGACAACTGGTTTTCCTGTAGCAGATAAAAAAATGATAGTAGTAATATCAGATAATGCTTTTTTCTCAGATATGTATTCTACAGCTTTTTTCACTATGCCTGTTGATGAAATATTAGATTATTCTGATAAAAATAATTTAGGTGTATTGATAGTGGATAAAGATATGAAAATTTATAAAAGTTCTAAGATGAATATAGAGTTAAAATAA
- a CDS encoding PTS fructose transporter subunit EIIC, which yields MNFRNLIDENLIILDSECKTKVEAIEKLVDLLNASGVLENRDEFLKVVMERETKSPTGLEDGLAIPHGKSTTVKSAKISAMRLKNKITDWESVDEDNEVELAFLIAIPDSEKGSTHIEVLSNLTTLFMEDGFLDELKNAKTKKEFLDIILKNEKVEEEKIEEKVEENNFVQNTAEKQDFKQTLNRMKEHLLFGTSHMIPFIVAGGVLLSLAVMLSGKGAVPDSGFLKEMADMGIAGLTLFTAILGGYIAYSIADKPGLAPGMIGSWIAVQNYKTGFLGAIIVGFIAGFIVQNLKKIKLPDSMKSLGSIFIYPLIGTFLVCSVVIWIIGNPIASMMEAMNNWLAGMAGSGKVVLGSILGGMTAFDMGGPINKVATLFAQTQVDTQPWLMGGVGIAICTPPLGMALATFMSPRKYTKEEKEAGKAAAIMGLIGISEGAIPFAAADPVRVLPAIVAGGIVGNVIGFLMNCINHAPWGGWIVLPVVEGKIGYIIGTVAGALVTALIVNALKPIAIEKEDSEEEINCESVQGEGEAEVLAITSCPSGVAHTFLAAKALEKTATKLGVKIKVETQGANGIVNRITPKDVENAKVIIFAHDVAIKEPQRFKNIKIVDVKTKVAIQDPKTLIQNSLK from the coding sequence ATGAATTTTAGAAATTTAATTGATGAAAATTTAATTATTCTTGATTCAGAGTGTAAAACAAAGGTTGAAGCTATTGAAAAATTAGTTGACCTTTTAAATGCAAGTGGTGTTTTAGAAAACAGAGATGAGTTTTTAAAAGTTGTAATGGAGAGAGAAACAAAATCTCCAACTGGATTAGAAGATGGTTTAGCAATTCCACATGGAAAGTCTACAACAGTTAAAAGTGCTAAAATCTCAGCAATGAGATTAAAAAATAAAATTACTGATTGGGAATCAGTTGATGAAGACAATGAAGTTGAATTAGCTTTCTTAATAGCTATTCCAGATTCAGAAAAAGGTTCTACTCATATAGAAGTTTTATCAAATTTAACTACTCTATTTATGGAGGATGGATTCTTAGATGAATTAAAAAATGCTAAAACTAAAAAAGAATTTTTGGATATAATCTTAAAAAATGAAAAAGTTGAAGAAGAAAAAATAGAAGAAAAAGTTGAGGAAAATAATTTCGTTCAAAATACAGCAGAAAAGCAAGATTTTAAACAAACTTTAAATAGAATGAAAGAACACTTACTATTTGGAACATCTCATATGATTCCATTTATAGTTGCAGGAGGAGTTCTTTTATCATTAGCAGTTATGTTATCAGGAAAAGGTGCTGTTCCAGATAGTGGATTCTTAAAAGAGATGGCAGATATGGGTATTGCAGGACTTACTCTTTTCACTGCAATACTTGGAGGATATATAGCTTACTCAATAGCTGATAAACCAGGATTAGCACCAGGTATGATTGGTTCTTGGATAGCAGTACAAAACTATAAAACAGGATTCTTAGGTGCAATTATTGTCGGATTCATAGCTGGATTTATCGTTCAAAATTTAAAGAAAATTAAATTACCAGATAGTATGAAATCTCTAGGTTCAATCTTTATCTATCCATTAATAGGAACTTTCTTAGTTTGTTCTGTTGTTATTTGGATAATTGGAAATCCTATTGCAAGTATGATGGAAGCAATGAATAATTGGCTAGCTGGAATGGCTGGAAGTGGAAAAGTAGTGTTAGGAAGTATTCTAGGAGGAATGACTGCATTTGATATGGGAGGACCTATCAATAAAGTTGCTACACTATTTGCTCAAACTCAAGTTGACACTCAACCTTGGTTAATGGGAGGAGTTGGAATAGCTATTTGTACTCCACCATTAGGAATGGCATTAGCTACATTTATGTCTCCTAGAAAATATACTAAAGAGGAAAAAGAAGCAGGTAAAGCTGCTGCTATAATGGGACTTATTGGTATCAGTGAAGGAGCTATTCCATTTGCTGCTGCTGACCCTGTAAGAGTTCTACCAGCAATAGTTGCAGGAGGAATTGTAGGAAATGTTATTGGATTCTTAATGAATTGTATTAACCATGCTCCTTGGGGAGGTTGGATTGTTCTTCCTGTAGTTGAAGGAAAAATAGGATATATAATAGGTACTGTAGCTGGAGCTCTAGTTACTGCACTAATAGTAAATGCTTTAAAACCAATAGCAATTGAAAAAGAGGATTCTGAAGAAGAAATAAACTGTGAAAGTGTACAAGGAGAAGGAGAAGCTGAAGTATTAGCAATAACATCTTGCCCTTCAGGAGTTGCTCATACTTTCTTAGCAGCAAAAGCTCTAGAAAAAACTGCAACTAAATTAGGCGTAAAAATAAAAGTAGAAACTCAAGGAGCTAATGGAATTGTTAATAGAATAACTCCAAAAGATGTAGAAAACGCAAAAGTTATTATATTTGCTCATGATGTTGCTATAAAAGAACCTCAAAGATTTAAAAATATAAAAATAGTAGATGTAAAAACTAAAGTTGCAATTCAAGACCCTAAAACTTTAATTCAAAATAGCTTAAAATAG
- a CDS encoding BglG family transcription antiterminator gives MTNRMLDILKILLENEGKSSYKYLSENLFINERSIRYDIEKINELLSESHFIEIEKKSKGELFYSNLNVLSDVISFFQKNISTDEIKDEIVLFKTLFQEKLNLKDLGEELDVSRTTIKNIVREIREKLEKYNLKLETEIQKGLILVGEEGNIRTAQLKFLNKYFNYFSSKHSEFIKKLLDEIFLLEYKEISKKFIDILMEEKNILIADEPYLTFQNYICIMIWRLKNGKFLTKMENENFFKRTAEYSQIKNNIKIIEKNFNIFINDIEILKLTDLYLGSHNYCNESNFYNFWIEIDVLAKKIIENFSINMEIDLTKDKDLLYGIINHLKPTIHRLKNSISLENSILTDFLKNYKPIFEATKKSLSPLEDFIGMEITPDEIAFLGTHFKSAIDKNFSLEKKVLIVCGFGYGTSKLLAQQLKNAYSVFVKDIIPIYKLEEYDLDEIDLIITTLHLDNSFSKPIVQVNTILSNEDKINLQKAGLQEQQRKIRFSNLIKIIEKNTLITDLATLKKELKEFIGDLLIDDTSKNILSLSELLKNNIILQSDSNDWKEAILEIGEMLLDDGSCDKTYIDSMIKKIEEYGSYMVTNKKIAIPHSKNDNNVFKTAMGLLTLENEVIFPENLPVKTILVFTSIDGEEHLEALADFMDLANNHNFLPRLDEFTNIRKVKDTIKKFEFLSKIGKNE, from the coding sequence ATGACAAATAGAATGTTAGATATATTAAAAATACTTTTAGAAAATGAAGGAAAATCTTCTTATAAATATCTATCAGAAAATCTTTTTATAAATGAAAGAAGTATTCGGTATGATATAGAGAAAATAAATGAACTTCTTTCTGAAAGTCATTTTATAGAGATAGAAAAAAAGTCTAAAGGGGAACTTTTTTATTCAAATTTAAATGTACTTTCTGATGTAATCTCTTTCTTTCAAAAAAATATCTCTACAGATGAAATAAAAGATGAAATAGTATTATTTAAAACATTATTTCAAGAAAAATTGAATTTAAAAGACCTAGGTGAAGAGTTAGATGTTAGTAGAACAACTATAAAAAATATTGTAAGAGAGATTAGAGAAAAATTAGAAAAATACAATTTGAAATTAGAAACAGAGATTCAAAAGGGATTAATCTTAGTTGGAGAAGAGGGAAATATTAGAACTGCCCAATTAAAATTTTTAAATAAGTATTTTAATTATTTTTCTTCTAAACATTCAGAGTTTATAAAAAAATTATTAGATGAGATTTTTTTATTAGAATACAAGGAGATTTCTAAAAAATTTATAGATATCCTAATGGAAGAAAAAAATATTTTAATTGCTGATGAACCTTATTTAACATTTCAAAACTATATTTGTATTATGATTTGGAGATTAAAAAATGGTAAGTTTTTAACAAAGATGGAAAATGAGAATTTTTTCAAAAGAACTGCTGAGTATTCTCAAATAAAAAATAATATAAAAATTATAGAGAAAAATTTTAATATTTTTATAAATGATATTGAAATTTTAAAATTAACTGATTTATATTTAGGGAGTCATAATTATTGTAATGAAAGTAATTTTTATAATTTTTGGATAGAGATTGATGTTTTAGCAAAAAAGATAATAGAAAATTTTTCAATAAATATGGAGATTGATTTAACTAAGGATAAAGATTTGTTATATGGAATTATAAATCATTTAAAACCGACAATTCATAGGTTAAAAAATAGTATTTCTCTAGAAAATTCTATTTTAACTGATTTTTTGAAAAACTATAAACCTATTTTTGAAGCTACAAAAAAATCATTATCTCCTTTGGAAGATTTTATAGGAATGGAGATTACTCCAGATGAGATAGCTTTTTTAGGGACTCATTTTAAAAGTGCCATTGATAAAAATTTTTCTTTAGAGAAAAAAGTTTTAATTGTTTGTGGTTTTGGCTATGGAACATCAAAACTTTTAGCTCAGCAACTAAAAAATGCTTATAGTGTTTTTGTAAAAGATATAATCCCAATTTATAAGTTAGAAGAGTACGATTTAGATGAAATTGATTTAATTATTACTACATTACATTTAGATAATAGTTTTTCAAAACCAATAGTACAAGTTAATACTATTTTATCTAATGAAGATAAAATAAATTTACAAAAAGCTGGATTACAGGAGCAACAAAGAAAAATTAGATTTAGTAATTTAATAAAAATAATAGAGAAAAATACTCTTATTACAGATTTAGCAACATTAAAAAAAGAATTAAAGGAATTTATAGGTGATTTACTTATTGATGATACTAGTAAAAATATTCTTTCTCTTTCTGAGCTTTTAAAGAATAATATTATTTTGCAAAGTGATTCTAATGATTGGAAAGAAGCTATATTAGAGATAGGTGAGATGTTACTAGATGATGGTTCATGTGATAAGACATATATAGATAGCATGATTAAAAAGATAGAAGAATATGGTTCATATATGGTTACCAATAAAAAAATTGCTATTCCTCATAGTAAAAATGATAATAATGTTTTTAAAACTGCTATGGGATTACTTACTTTAGAAAATGAAGTTATTTTTCCTGAAAATCTTCCTGTAAAAACAATATTAGTTTTTACCTCTATAGATGGAGAGGAACATTTAGAAGCTTTAGCTGATTTTATGGATTTAGCCAATAACCATAATTTTTTACCAAGATTAGATGAGTTTACAAATATTAGAAAGGTAAAAGATACTATTAAAAAGTTTGAATTTTTATCTAAAATAGGAAAAAATGAATAA
- a CDS encoding cold-shock protein, whose protein sequence is MLKGTVKWFNKEKGFGFVTSEDGADYFVHFTGIVGEGFRTLEEGQAVTFEVTEGKKGPMAVDVKVA, encoded by the coding sequence ATGTTAAAGGGAACTGTAAAATGGTTTAACAAAGAAAAAGGATTTGGATTTGTAACTAGCGAAGATGGTGCTGATTATTTCGTACACTTCACTGGAATAGTAGGAGAAGGATTCAGAACTTTAGAAGAAGGACAAGCTGTTACTTTCGAAGTTACAGAAGGTAAAAAAGGACCTATGGCTGTAGACGTTAAAGTTGCTTAG
- a CDS encoding ComF family protein yields the protein MKVKINPMIIEGNWKEGYTLDYFMLESNYKGEDIFGYPIFDVKYSEIGKAMNELKYHKEYNKAIEIANIVTKFIKEEWKIADKIDGIIATPPTYSREIQPLFQVVKHLGENLQKPISLDFFRKLSSEELKKLPQEKKMELFKNSIIKERKLTKRGNILLVDDIFSTGATLRNLCELLKEDIYVDDIYVLTICKNIKSK from the coding sequence ATGAAAGTGAAAATAAATCCTATGATTATTGAAGGAAATTGGAAAGAGGGATATACATTAGATTATTTTATGCTAGAAAGTAATTATAAAGGGGAGGATATTTTTGGTTATCCAATTTTTGATGTAAAATATAGTGAGATTGGAAAAGCAATGAATGAGTTAAAATATCATAAAGAATATAATAAAGCTATAGAAATAGCAAATATAGTGACGAAATTTATAAAGGAAGAATGGAAGATAGCTGATAAAATTGATGGAATAATAGCTACACCTCCTACTTATTCAAGAGAGATTCAACCACTTTTTCAAGTAGTAAAACATCTAGGAGAAAATTTACAAAAGCCAATATCTTTAGATTTCTTTAGAAAATTAAGTTCTGAAGAGTTAAAAAAACTTCCTCAAGAGAAGAAGATGGAACTATTTAAAAATAGTATAATTAAGGAAAGAAAATTAACAAAGAGAGGAAATATACTTTTAGTAGATGATATATTTAGTACAGGAGCTACTCTTAGAAATCTTTGTGAACTTTTAAAAGAGGATATATATGTAGATGATATTTATGTTCTTACAATATGCAAAAATATAAAAAGTAAATAA
- a CDS encoding sodium:solute symporter: MNWHWFNWVIILLYFVGMFMVGVYFSKRTTSTEDYFKAGGRVPAWVTACSIYATALSSISFIAIPASVFSKGWLLGMAPLGIIPIVWVAAVVFVPFFRRVNVTTAYEYLGKRFDNKFRLIGSLAFILFHVVRMAIVLYLPTLALQQALPSLNPVILTVGVAIFCVAYTSMGGIEAVLWSDAIQTIVLLLGALLIIIAGFTAAPEGVGQGFKALSEGGMLLNSDFFSMDLAKISIWTMLIGGFVNSIYSYVGSQDIVQRYNTTKNEEEAKKSLFMNIPLLLTSIFIFVGMGSALFIFFKFKAQLPTGINGNAILPYFVIQYIPTGISGLVLAAIFAAAQSTVSSSLNSVSTCMTADILEHLRPDMSDKQKLSFAKGSSWVVGILSTILAVHFLYAGQGDMFLYFQAITGLLGGPIAGVFLVGIFFEKVNTKAVWVGFIASILIAVYLTNPMGMAAAVIPNYVQPKVFEFMISFLIIGGSVIVSVLASFVTGTPRAEQIKGLTYSSVKNMK; the protein is encoded by the coding sequence ATGAATTGGCATTGGTTTAACTGGGTTATTATCTTACTTTATTTTGTAGGTATGTTTATGGTTGGAGTTTATTTTTCAAAAAGAACAACTTCTACTGAAGATTATTTTAAAGCTGGAGGAAGAGTTCCTGCTTGGGTAACTGCTTGTAGTATTTATGCAACTGCACTATCATCTATATCTTTTATTGCTATTCCTGCTTCTGTTTTTAGTAAAGGATGGCTATTAGGGATGGCACCTTTAGGAATTATTCCTATTGTTTGGGTTGCAGCTGTTGTATTTGTCCCTTTCTTTAGAAGAGTTAACGTAACTACAGCTTATGAATATCTTGGAAAAAGATTTGATAACAAATTCAGACTTATTGGAAGTTTAGCTTTTATTCTTTTCCATGTTGTTAGAATGGCTATAGTACTTTATCTTCCAACATTAGCTTTACAACAAGCTCTTCCAAGTTTAAATCCTGTAATACTTACTGTTGGAGTTGCAATTTTCTGTGTTGCTTATACTTCAATGGGAGGAATTGAAGCAGTTTTATGGTCAGATGCTATTCAAACTATTGTTTTATTACTTGGAGCACTATTAATTATCATAGCAGGATTTACAGCTGCTCCTGAAGGAGTTGGACAAGGATTTAAAGCCCTTTCTGAAGGTGGAATGCTTTTAAATAGTGATTTCTTTAGTATGGACCTTGCTAAAATCAGTATTTGGACTATGTTAATAGGTGGATTTGTTAACTCTATATACTCTTATGTAGGAAGCCAAGATATAGTTCAAAGATACAACACTACTAAAAATGAAGAGGAAGCTAAGAAAAGTTTATTTATGAATATTCCTTTACTTCTTACAAGTATCTTTATCTTTGTAGGAATGGGTTCTGCTCTATTTATATTCTTTAAATTTAAAGCTCAACTTCCTACTGGTATAAATGGAAATGCTATATTACCATACTTTGTAATTCAATATATCCCTACTGGTATTTCTGGACTTGTTCTTGCAGCTATATTTGCTGCTGCTCAATCTACTGTTTCATCAAGTTTAAACTCTGTTTCTACTTGCATGACAGCTGATATCTTAGAACATTTAAGACCAGATATGAGTGATAAACAAAAATTATCTTTTGCTAAAGGTTCAAGCTGGGTAGTAGGAATTTTAAGTACAATACTTGCAGTACACTTCTTATATGCTGGACAAGGAGATATGTTCCTATACTTCCAAGCAATTACTGGATTATTAGGAGGCCCTATTGCTGGAGTTTTCTTAGTTGGTATCTTCTTTGAAAAAGTAAATACAAAAGCTGTTTGGGTTGGATTTATAGCTTCAATATTAATAGCTGTATATTTAACTAACCCTATGGGAATGGCTGCTGCTGTAATTCCTAACTATGTTCAACCAAAAGTATTTGAATTTATGATATCTTTCTTAATAATAGGTGGTAGTGTTATTGTATCAGTATTAGCTTCTTTTGTAACTGGAACACCTAGAGCTGAACAAATAAAAGGTTTAACTTATTCTTCAGTTAAAAATATGAAATAA
- a CDS encoding substrate-binding domain-containing protein: MVTQKEIAEKLGISRTTVARAINGSPLIKEETKKKILELVKETNYEKNYVGSSLAGKKTKKVCALVVESKNEFYTSEIKRGINLAIKEYKAYNYKIEIKTTDINDPEKQIEELEKLLKIKDLDGIIITPLDKEKVYKIIKPYLEKLKIVSLGIRLHNDIPHVGPDHIKQGKIAAGLMDNLLRENEKVLIIDNGDDKVSSKLYLKGFLDRIKDANVEVIGPLEGNGIEKSVELIKELFTKEEIDGLYINRYAHDILVKLPKEMLKGKKIVTNGIGKIIKNLIKKKIINMTVMEEISSEGYAAGKNMFDILYKNKIFDEKWEISKSRIIFYENLED, from the coding sequence ATGGTAACTCAAAAAGAAATTGCTGAAAAATTAGGGATAAGTAGAACTACAGTGGCAAGAGCAATAAATGGAAGTCCTTTAATTAAAGAAGAAACAAAGAAAAAAATTTTAGAATTAGTTAAAGAAACTAATTATGAAAAAAACTATGTGGGAAGTTCTTTAGCAGGAAAAAAAACAAAAAAAGTTTGTGCTTTAGTAGTAGAGTCTAAAAATGAGTTTTATACAAGTGAAATAAAAAGGGGAATTAATTTAGCTATTAAGGAATACAAAGCATATAACTATAAAATAGAAATAAAAACAACAGATATTAATGATCCAGAAAAGCAAATAGAAGAGTTGGAAAAATTATTAAAAATAAAAGATTTAGATGGAATTATAATAACTCCTTTGGATAAAGAAAAAGTTTATAAAATTATAAAACCATATTTAGAAAAACTAAAAATAGTATCACTAGGAATTAGGTTACATAATGATATACCTCATGTAGGTCCTGACCATATAAAGCAAGGGAAAATAGCAGCAGGACTTATGGATAATCTTTTAAGAGAGAATGAAAAAGTTTTAATAATAGATAATGGGGATGATAAAGTTTCTTCAAAGTTGTATTTAAAAGGTTTTTTAGATAGAATAAAAGATGCTAATGTAGAAGTGATTGGTCCTTTAGAAGGAAATGGAATTGAAAAGAGTGTGGAATTAATAAAGGAATTGTTTACTAAAGAAGAAATAGATGGATTGTATATAAATAGATATGCACATGATATTTTAGTTAAATTACCTAAAGAAATGTTAAAAGGAAAAAAAATTGTTACAAATGGAATTGGAAAAATAATAAAAAATCTTATTAAGAAAAAAATAATTAATATGACTGTTATGGAAGAAATATCTTCAGAAGGGTATGCAGCAGGAAAGAATATGTTTGATATATTATATAAAAATAAAATTTTTGATGAAAAATGGGAAATATCCAAATCTAGAATAATTTTTTATGAAAATTTAGAAGATTAA